The window AACAGCGCCGCATGCGACTTTTTCTCCGATCGCAGCGCCGGATCCAGAAACGCTGTAGCAGCTTGACTTATAAAAAACGAGCATTAAATTCTGCATAATGAAACTTCGAAATCACAAAGATGTAAACCGTTCGAGAGGTTCTGCGTTGAATGAGTTTTCCCAAGGTGCCCTTGCCGGCCTGAAAGTCATTGATCTGTCGAGGGTTTTGGCGGGGCCATTCTGCGCACAGATTCTCGGAGATCATGGCGCCGACGTGATCAAAATCGAGCCCCCGAACGGCGACGAGACCCGCTCGTGGGGCCCCTTTTCGGCGAGCGAGAGTGCCTACTTCAGCGGCGTGAACCGCAACAAGACGAACATGGCGCTCGACCTTTCGCGGGCAGACGGACGCGCCGTGCTTTTGGGCCTGCTCGGCGATGCCGACGTGCTGCTGCACAACTTCAAGCCCGGCACACTCGAGCGCTGGGGGATTGGATTCGGCGAGGTGCTATCCGTCCGCTTCCCGAGGTTGATATACTGTCACATCTCGGGTTTCGGCGAGACGGGCCCCTTGGGCGGCATGCCCGGCTACGACTCCGTTGTGCAGGCCATGGCCGGATGCATGAGCGTCAACGGCCAGCCGGACGGCGAACCGACCCGCGTCGGAATGTCGATCGTCGACATCGGCACCGGCCTGAACGCAGCTATCGCTATCATGATGGCGGCCTATGAGCGGGAACGATCCGGACGCGGACAGAAACTGGACGTCAGTCTGTACGACTGCGCATTGACCTATCTGCATCCGCACGCCGCAGGTCTTCTGCAGGCCAATATCGAGCCACGCCGCACCGGCAACCTTCATCCCAGCATCGCGCCCTACGAACAGTTCTCGACGTCATCGGGACCGATATTCCTAGGCGTCGGCAACGACAATCAGTTCGTCATGGCGTGCCGACTGCTGGGTTGCGAGGAACTTCTGACCGACGAGCGGTTTAAAACGAACGCGTTGCGGGTCGTGAACAGGTCGGCCCTGCACGACCTCCTGCAATCCGTACTGCTCCTCCATCGCGCCGAAGAACTCAGCAAGACGCTCTTGGATAACGGCATCCCGGCTGGGCCGGTGCTTGACGTCGGCGATGTACTGGCCGCGCCGCATACGGCGCATCGGAACATGATTGTTGAGGACGGAAAATACAGAGCGCTCGGCATCCCAATCAAAATGAGCAGGACCCCTGGCTCAGTCAGATCGACGCCACAAGGTCTTGGGCAGATGTCGCGCGAGGTGTGCCGCAGCATGGGCCTGACCGACCAAGCAATCGACGAACTCGTCGCGCAACGCATCGTGCTCGCCGCAGCCACTCCTATCGCATAAGGAAATTTCGACATGACGAACGCAGACGACCGGCAGATCCGGGTAAAGCTCGACGAGTTCCTCGAAGGCGTCGTCGCCACGGTGACGATCAGCAACGCCCGCCGTCTGAACACGATGAACAGCGCGCTGATGGCCGAATTCGTCGAGGAGATGGACGCCCTTGCCCAAAACCGCGAGCTTCGAGCCGTCGTATTGACCGGCGAAGGCGACAAGGCCTTCATCGGTGGCGCCGACATCAAGGAGATGGGCCGTATCCGGGACGGCGCCGGTGCACGGGCGTTCATCTCCCGCGTGCATGCCTGCTGCGCGGCGGTCAGGGCCATCCCGGTCCCCACCATTGCCCGCATTCAGGGCTTTACCTTCGGGGCTGGCCTCGAGATGGCCGCCTCCTGCGATCTGCGTATCGCCTCGGAAAACGCTATCTTCGGCATGCCCGAGGTCAAGCTGGGCATCCCATCCGTCGTCGAGGCCGCCCTGCTCCCGATGCTAGTCGGATGGGGGCGCACGCGGCAGATGCTGCTGCTCGGCGAGAACTTCGATGCGGCCCAGGCGCTCGAATGGAATTTCGTCGAACGCGTGACACCGCGCGACCGGCTCGACGAGGCTATTCAAAATTGGGTCGGGCAAACACTTACATCGGCTCCCGCCGCGGTCAGGCTCCAGAAGTCGCTGATACGCTCCTGGGAGGACCTGCCATTGAGGGCCGCGGTCGCTGCGGGCATCGACTCGTTCGCGGCTGCCTACGACACCGACGAGCCGCAGTCGAAGATGCGCCATTTCCTGGAAGCGCAAGAGAAGCGTAGGGCCCGCGCCTAGAAGCGCAGGATCGCCGGTTCCTGCCGGCGGCAGCTTTGGACATCAGTCATGACGAGCGAATTCGATCCCGCCAAGCACGTCCGTTATCAAACGAGATGGTTCGACGACTTCAAGATTGGCGAACGCTTCGTCATTCCCAGCAGGACGATGACGGATGCGCTGTTCCTCGCGTTCCAGTCGGCCAGTGGTGACAACCACCCGGTCCACTACGACGTCGAATACTGCCGCCTCCGTGGCATGCCGCACATGCTCGCGCACGGATATCAGATCCTGATCCAAACGGCAGCCGGGGCCGGCGAATTTCCGTTTATGGTCGAGGACAGCCTGGTCGGGTTTCTTGAGCAGTCGTCGAAATTCCTTCACCCCGTCTACGTCGGCGACACGCTCTATGCCGCCCTGGAGATCGAAGAACTGGCGCCAAATAGAAGCACCGGCGTCGTCGGAATGGCGACGACCGTTTATAACCAGACGCGAGATCTCGTCATGACCGGAAAGCAGCGCTATCTCGTCAAGAAGCATCCGGACAAAGTCAGTCGCCCGTTAGGCGTGGTCTGATGGCGACACCGGCGATAGCGCGCTGCGTCAATGCGCCGGGACCGCCTGCGCTATTGCGCCGGGACCTGCTGGGCCTTGCCGGCCTGACCGGCGAGAGACGTCTTCGCGGCGGCCGGCTCTATCAACGCATGTCTATCGAAGCGCGGCGGTATGTGGCGGCCCATTCGTTCAGGTTCCGGTGCAGCGCCTCGTTGCTGTCGGCTCCGAAGAGAACGACCGGGCCGCGTGCGGCCTTCGCATGGACGGGCCGCACGCTGGCCCTCCGCGATCAGCGGCTCGATCCACTTCCAGGACATCTGACGGGACTCGGCAGCGCCCGCGGGCGTTTTCGGTCGGGGCCCGCTGATGGCCCTAAATAGCATGTCGTTCCTTCCCGTCCGCTTTAGCCGCGAGTATCCCGGCGAGCGCTCCGCGCTTTCAAGCATCATGGCGTATAAAGCTTCCGGAGCGGCGAAGCGCGCTTCACGCGAGGGGTCGGTCCAATGACGCGTTCTTCGGCTTCGCCCGGCTATACCGCGAGCTTCTGGGTGGCCGCAGGCGTGGTCAGCCATACGCTGTGGACGAGCGCTGCGCCGGCGGTGACCTATCCTCTCTATGCCGCCGAATGGCATCTGAGTTTCGCGACGACGACTGCTATCTTTTCGGTCTATCCGATCGTCGTCGTCGCCGTCCTCGTTTTTCTCGGAGACGTCTCCGACTATATCGGCCGGCGGGAGACAATGCTCCTCGGGCTCGCCGCCTCACTCATCGGCGTACTGCTTTTCGCTATCGCGCCGAGCGTGCCGTGGCTATTCGCGGGCCGGATATGGATGGGGATCGGCGTCGGACTGTCAGCGAGCCCCGCGACCGCCGCAGTCGTCGAATTCAGTCCTGCCGGGCAACTTCATCGGGCGAACTTCATCACTGCGGCAGCGCAGGCGGTCGGGTTCGGGGCCGCGACTCTCATCGGCGGCGCGCTCGTCCAGTACGCGCCTTTCCCAACGCGCCTGAACTTCTGGGTACTCTTCGCATACATCGCGCTGCTTCTGGTCGGAACTTGGCTGATGCCGCGGCAGTCTTCGGTCCTGGCGTCTGGACGATGGAGCCCTCGGCTGCCGTTCGTGCCGCCCGGCATCCGTACCGTCTTTGCGGCTTCCGCTGCAGCGGCCGCAGCGGGCTACACGATCGGGTCCCTGATCTTGTCGCTGGGGGCCCAGACGGCGCATGACCTGATCGGGTCATCCAATGCGCTTGTCAACGGGGCCGCGATCTCTCTATTCGCGGTCTCGTCCGGAGCGTTCGGCCTCCAGGCGAAGCGATTGCCGGCAACGGCCGCCGTCATCGTGGGCGGCATCGTGACCGCCTTGTCCATGTCTTTGCTCACGTTCGCGACAGCGATGCATTCACTCGCGATGTTCCTGACCGCCATAGCAGTCTCTGGCGTTGCCTACAGCCTGACGTTCATGGGCGGCCTCACGCTGATCAACGCCGCTGCGCCGGACCGGCATCGGGCGGCTTCGCTGTCCGCCTTCTATCTCGTCGCTTACTTCGTCCAGGGAGCCGTCGCGTTCCTCTTGGGATTGGTCGCAAATGCTTGGGGGCTGCGCGTTGCAATCGACTTCGGTGCGGCCGCTATCGCGGCCATCAGCATCGCAGCGATCGCTCTCGTCGTCATCGGGCGGCCCTCTCCAGACGAATGACCAAGGGCGGGAAGCCCGCGCATTCTAACACAGGCCACCAACCCGATCGGAGAACATGATGAACAACCCGCGATGTTCACTTCATACCCAGTGAAATTTGATTCTGTATGAGCCCCTAGAGCTAAGCAATGGCGATGTCTGTTCTTTCCGACCTTCGATTTCACAATGAGGAAGCGGCCCTCGATTACATCGAAAAGCAGCTTTGGCCCAACGGTCCCGTATGTCCGCATTGCGGAACCAGCGGCGACAGGATCGGCCGCCTCAAGGGCAAGACCACTCGGGTTGGCCTGCGCAAGTGCTATGTCTGCCGTAAGCCGTTCTCGGTGCGGATTGGTACGATTTTCGAGAACAGCCACCTTCCCCTGCGGCTCTGGCTACAGGCCATCCACCTGCTTTGCAGCAGCAAGAAAGGCATCTCTACCCGCCAGCTTCAGCAGGCCCTTGGGTGCGGCATGAAAACCGCGTGGCACCTTGGCCATCGCATCCGCTTCGCTATGGCCCCCGGGAGGGTTGACCATCTGAGCGGCGCTGGCAAGACGGTCGAAGCCGACGAAACTGCCATTAAATTCTCGCAAGACCAAGTGCGGGTCCCTATCATAGGAAGCGAAAGGGTACCGTGATGGGCTCGAGCGCGGCGGAAACATCCGCTGAATGACGGTCGACCCTGGATCTAAGGAAGCCGGGAAGGCCCTAGGTCACGACAACCCGGGGCAGTCCAAGCGCTTCATTGACGCTGCACGGGAAGCTGAGACCTATGAGACCGAGAAAGGTGCCGAACACGCCTTTAAAGCCGTCGCGGTCAATTCCAAGCGGTGGTCAACAAAATGAGGCGGACGGTTGTTGTTTGGGACGATCGGGTCGAAATCGACGTCCACCAAAAATCAAAAACCGTCTAGACTGCGACGGGGAGAGACAAGGCGAACGCCACTAAGGCAAAGAATCGAATCCCGCCGACGCCGTTTCGTACGATCCACGGCTATCTCGCATTGCTCGCTTCGCGCGTAGACGAATGCTGAGGCTGCGACGAATGCGTTCTGTCCCAAGAAGCCGATTTCGACGGCGGAAAGATCATGTCGCGATCTTCGGCCCGTTCAAGAGCGCGCCGGGTACGCTCACGTGGTAAGCCAGTTCGCGCCGCGATCCTTCTTCAATGCACGCGCCCTGAAATTGGCTACGCCGACCGTCACATCTTAACAAGCGAACAGCCGCCCTGGTCGATCGGCCGAAATGCGGACTCGGCCACAATGGTCGAGCGCAGCGCGAATATATCGCCCCTGTACTTGCTTTCGGCGGGCGACTTCACCGTGAACAAGTAGGCTGGATGAATTTTGCGGCCGTCGTCGCGGATGCTACCTACACCGAAGCAATCGTCGTCCGTCGGCATTTTCTTCATCAGTTGGACGACCTCGCGTCCCGATGCCTTGGCGCGCTGCACTCCCAATTCCTTCACTGCCTTGAGATAGTGCACGACGCCGGAATAATTGCCGGTGTGATTCATGTTAGGGAGCAGCCCTTCGGGAGCGACCGGCTGCAGACGCTTGGCGAAGGCGCGTGTGCGGTCGTTGAGGTCCCAATAGAACGTCTCGGTCAGAGAAAGTCCCTTTGCGGCGGGCAACCCCATTCCGACGATGTCGTTGATGAAGCCCCCCATCGATGCGAGCTTGATGCCGGCATCTTCGATGCCGAACTCTTGGGCCTGCTTGACGGCTCCGATCAGATCGCTGCCTCCGTTTGCAAAGGCGATCACGTCTGGTTTGGCGGCCTGGGCCTGAAGCAAGAACGAGGAGAAGTCCGACGTTCCGATCGGATGGGCGACTGATCCGACGACCTGACCGCCAGCGGCCTCAATGAAACGCGTCGCGTCGGCCTGCAATATTTTGCCAAGCGAATAGTCGACCGTTACGAAGAACCACTTCTTATTGCCGAGATTGGTCATCGCGGTCGCCGTGGAGTGCGACAGACACCATGTGTCCCATCCCCAATGAAGTAGATGCGGGCTGCAGCCCTTCCCTGTCAGGTCCGAGCTTCCCGCCGACGTCACGATGGCGACCTTGTCCTTGCCTTCGAGCAAGGTCCGCGCCCCGGCGGCGACAGCGCTGTTTCCGACGTCCGTGATGACGTCGACGCCCTGCCGGTCGAACCACTCCCGAATGATGCCGACCCCGATGTCGGCCTTGTTTTGATGATCTGCCGAAATGACTTCGACCTTGATATCGGGATTTTGCTGCATGAATTCCGACGCAGCGAGCTTGGCGCAGGCGACGCTGCCCGGTCCTTGGACGTCCCGATAGACGCCAGACAGATCGGTGATGACGCCGATTTTGATGATAGCCGGGGATTGGCCGAAGGATTTCCGGACGGGGAAAGCCGCGATCGGTAGTCCAGCGGCGAAGGCGGCGCCAGCCATCAAGAAGCCACGACGGTTGAACGTCATCGATCAATCCTCCCTATGAGCCATCTTGGCGGCTTCATTCATTTACGCGGCAACAGGAGTCGCCCCAGCGGGATATTGGCCACATTGGAAGATCGCGCCAGCGGGTCGGCGCCCCTCCCAGGCAAAATCACATTCGTGATATGGATGTCGGGGCAGCAGCAGGCTCCGACCGACCACTAGAACCTCGGGAATCGCGCGAATGATGCGCTTGCGGCCATTTGCCCGCCTGAACCTCGACGGCGATAACGCCGTATCTTGCTGGAGAACACGTTGTCCAAGTCGAACTTCTGGTCCTCGATCGAGACTGCCAAGGATGTCGAGAGCAAACTCCCCGCCGCCGTCAAATCTGCCGCCCGCACGTTGCGGGTGATCGAATTTTTCGTCGAGGTGCGGCGCCGGGCGCGCGCAAACGAGATCGCCGACCGCCTCGGCCTGCCGCAATCGTCCGCGTCAGCGCTGCTCAACAGCATGGTGCGTCTCGGCTACCTCGATTTTGACTACGCCACGCACACCTTCCAACCAACGCTGCGCGTCGCGATGCTGGGCGCTTGGCTCGAAGACGGGCCGTTTCGCGACGGGTCGATGGTCAGCATGATCGAAGGCCTTGCGAACGAGACCGGCCACGCGGTCAGCCTCTCGACCCGGAACGACATCCACGTCCGCTACATGTACACGATACAATCACGCGATCCGGCCGTCGCCCGCATCACGCTCGCCATCCGGCGCTATGCAGTGTGGAGCGCATCGGGGATGGCCCTCCTCGCCAGTAAACCTCAAGGGGACGTGAAGGCGCTGATCCGGAGGACCCGGGCCGAGGACGATCCATTCGTTAGGCAGATAAAGGCCGCGCAAGTCCTCGAGCGCCTTGATGAGGCGACGAGGCAGGGCTACTCGTTCTCGCGCGGCCTGGTGACGCAAGGTGCCGGATCGATAGCGATGAAGTTACCCTCTTCCCTCACGGGCGATCACGAAGAGATCGCGCTGTCCGTCGCCGGCGACCTTGAGAAACTAACGAACGCCGAGACAAAGATCGTCACCTTGATCCGCGACGCTGTCGCCGCGCTCGAAACCAAGCACGCACGTTGACAGGCGACGTGCTTGGTTTTTCGGCTTGGTCAGGCGAGCAGCCCGCCATCGACCGGCATCGCGATGCCGGTGACGAACGAGGCCTTATCCGACAACAAGAACACGGCAGCCTGAGCGATCTCCTCCGGACGGGCCGCTCTGCCCATCGGAGTTAACGCGGCCGCCTTCCTGACGAGGGCGTCGACGTCAGCCTCCTTACTGCCGGGCTGGTCCGGACGGTTCACGAATACTCGTAACATGGGCGTGTCAATTGGACCGGGGCAGATAGCGTTCACGCGGATTCCCTGGCTCGCGTAACGCTTCGCGAGACTGCGAGCGAGACCGATGACGCCCGCCTTTGCGGCGGAGTACGTCGGGCTCCACGGCGATCCGGAAAGACCGGAAGTTGACGAAGTGAAGAGAATACTGCCGCCCCCCCGCGCCTTCATTTGCGGCAGCGCCGCGATAGTGGTGAGGAGTTGGGAGCGAAGGTTTAGATCGATCGTCAACTCCCAACCCGCCATCTCCAGATCTTCGATCGCCGACGGCCCTGGAACACCTAAGTGATTCCAGAGGAGATCGAGACCGCCGAATTCCTTCACGGTCGTGGCGACGATATCGCGGGCCATACCGTCATCCCGCAGATCGCCTCCGATCGCGAGCGCGCGACCACCCGCCTTCCGGATTTCGTCCGCGACAGCTTCAGCGCCCGCTTCGTTCTGGTCGACTACGCACACCGCCGCACCCTTGCCGGCCAAAAGCAGCGAGCCAGCCCTTCCAGTGCCTGACGCCGCAGCGGTGACAATTGCGATTTTGCCCTGCATTCCCATCCCAATTTCCCTTTTTCCGGATCCGAGCGCCTTCGTTTGGGGGCGCCGGTAGAAGCCTTCAAGGCGATAGTGTCCTCGCGTACACAATCGTGAGTAGTCCGGATGAGGTCGCGTCACAAGCCGCCAAAAATCAGATATGTGATTTGTCGAGTGGATTAACCGGCACTCGCTGCCGACGTGCTTGAGAGGCACAGGGCCGTTGAAAATAGCGGTCGCGACAAAAGAAAATGCCTTCCGCGTCCAGTAGTCTGGCGCATGCAATCTCTGCCGACGGCGGGTACGCCCGTCAGGCATTCGTTAACCGCGCGCTGCTATTTTTAGATCGCTGCGGATTAGTTCAGCGTACCGCACGCATGGGAGTGACGGTGCAGAGCGTTGAGACTACGGATGAGATCGAGGCCCGACGTGCGCGACGCGCGCAGTACAGCGGCCAAATCTCGACGCTTCAGCTCGGTGGCCAGACAGTCGTCGGATTGGTGCGATCCGTCATGAGAGACGCGGGAAGCAGTCCTTCGATATGGACCATCAAGGTGGTTTTAACGACCGAGCGACGCTCTTCGCCGACCCTTCGCTACAATCCACACACACAACAGTACGCGGACTATACGGGTACGAAATCTGCCGCCGCCAAGGCATGATGCGTCGAAAAAACGCCTTGCGCGATCATTCAGAGGCAGCCGGGACGGTCGAGCGATCACGGAAGAATGCCAGCACGAAAAGACGTATCGCCGATGACAAATTGCCCTGTTGACGGCACTTGTCGATCTCGGCGACGAGTTCCGACAGCGTCATGTTTCGCTCAGTGGAGACCTCCTTCATGCCGATCCAGAACGCTTCTTCAAGGCTCACGCTGGTCTTGTGCCCGGCCACGACGATCGACCGTTTGACAACAGGCGATTTCATTGCGCCTCCCCGATTCGTTACGTCCTAATGGTATTTTTTCTTTTGCAGCATCCTATACGGAGCTGCCCGCTCCGCAATACCGTCGTTAGATGCATCCGACGTCCACATGTCCGCGCGTGAGTTCTCCGACGGCGAGACCGTGCGCGTATTCGCCGACGCCCACCAGCGTGGCCGCAAGGGCGCCGAAGGCATGGCTCAGCGCGATGCGCTGCGGCATCGCAGTCATCGGCACCCACATGCCGAGAGGATAGCCAGCGATGGCGCCGATCGCAGATCCAATCAGGATCCACTCGTACGAGAGGATGCGCGCATGGAAGAGCGTGGCGGCGATGGCAACGACCATCCCGAAAGCAGCGAGCTGCATGCCGCGACGTGCGCTGTCAGGCCGTCCTAGGCGCGAAGTGCCGTGATGAACAGGAAGGCCGCGAAAAGGTACGAAAGCTGGATGAACGTCTCTCTCATGATTTCGCGACGCCCGCAGCGGTGCCCTCCTTGTTCGCACCACCGGTGCGCTTGAACATCGCCAGCATGCGGTCGGTGATCAGAAAGCCTCCGACGACGTTCGCCACGGCGCAGGCGACGGCGACGGTGCCGAGGGCGATCGCCAGTACGCACTGTTGATATCCGGCGAGAACGATGGAGGCGACCAGCGAGATGCCTGAGATGGCGTTGGTGGCCGCCATGAGCGGCGTATGCAGCAACGGCGGAATGCGGCTGATGGTCTGGAAACCCACGAATCCCGCAAGCAGGAAAACGAAGAGCTGGATGGTAACGGTCGTGGTCATGATGCTCCCTCTGTTCAGGCAGCTGCGGACGCGAGCGCGGCAGCCCGCACGCCGAGCAGCGCGTTGGTGACTTCGTCGTCGGGGCGAAGCCGAAGCCCCGCTTCAGAGTCGATGAGATGGTCGAGCAAAGCGCGGACGTTGCCGCTGAAGAGACGGCTCGCGTCGGTGGCTACCAGGCTCGGCAGGTTCGTCGGGCCCGCGATCTGGACGCCGCCGACGACGACGATCTCGTCCGCAACGGTGCGCGAAGTGTTGCCGCCGCTCTCGGCGGCCAGGTCGATGATGACCGTACCGGACCCCATCGAGGCGATGGTCGCGTCGTCGATCAGCAGAGGTGCCGGCCGGCCCGGGATCTGGGCGCTGGTCACGACGATCTGCATTCCGGACAGGATCGGGCTCAGCGCGTCGCGCAGCGCCGCCTGCTCGTTCTCGGATTGGTCGGAGGCATATCCGCCCGCGCCTTCCGCCGACGACAACTTGATTTCAGGGAACACGAATTTCGCGCTCAGGCTCTCAACCTGCTCGCGCGCGGCTCCGCGCACGTCGAAACCGTACACGACGGCCCCCAAACGCCGCGCCGTCGCGATCGCCTGCAGGCCGGCTACACCGGCGCCCAGAGCGATCATCTTCGCCGGCTTGATGGTCCCTGCCGCCGCAGTCATCATCGGAAGAATCACGTCGAGCATGCACGCCGCTTGCATCACCGCTGCGTAGCCGGCTACGGAAGCCTGGGAAGAGAGCACGTCCATGCTCTGTGCGCGCGTGATGCGCGGCATCCGCTCGAGCGCGAGATGTACGATGCCGCGGGCCTCGAATTCGCTGGCCATATCGGAATTCCTTCCGGCAAGGGAAATCAGCACGGTGCCAGGATGCAACGCGGCGCTATCGTGGGCCGGTCGCACCGCCAAGACGACGTCGGCCTTCGCGAAGACCGCCGTGAGATCGACGATCTCGGCGCCGGCATCCACGTAAGCCTGGTCGGAGAAGCCGGCGGTCGCTCCGGCTCCTCGCTCGACAATGAAGCGCGCCTTCGACTTCAGCAGGTGAACATCGGACGGAACCATGGCGGCCCGCCGCTCGCGAGGCTCGCGCTCGGCCAATACCGCGATCGTCGTCGTTGGTTCGCTCATCAGTTCTCTCCGCCCAATGCGACAGTAATGGATTTGAATCAGGAGTTCGGACCCGCCTGGGCCTTCAGGACGAAGATAGCGAACGCCGGGTCTTCGCTGATCCAGATGCGGGACGTTTGCCAACCTGCCTCTTCCGCCATCTCCCGGAAAGCATCCGGTCGGTACTTGTAGGAACTCTCGGTATGGATGGTCTCGCCGGCGCCGAATTCGAGAACCCAGTTGCTTATCCCGACGATCTGTTCGCGGAGGCTGACTAGATGCATTTCGATCCGGCTCTCCTGCGGATTCCAGATCGCACGGTGTTCGAAATCATCGAGATCGAACTCGGCGTCGAATTCGCGGTTGAGGCGCGTCAGGAGGTTCTTGTTGAACGCGGCCGTCACTCCCTGCGCGTCGTCGTACGCCGGGATCAGGACGTCGGCTGACTTCGCGACGTCGACGCCGACGATGAGCGACGATCCGCGTCCCAGCAGGTTGCGAGCATCCTCGAGAAATGATTTGGCTTCCCAGGGGGCGAAGTTTCCGATCGTCGATCCTGGAAAAAAACCGACCACGGGAAGGCCCGCGGCAGCCGGGGGGAGGGTCAGGCTTTGTGTGAAGTCTCCGACCAGCGGAGACACATTGAGGCCCGGATAGTCTTCACGAATCGAGTGGGTCGCTTCCGACAGCGCAGTTTCGCTGATGTCGATTGGAACGTAGAGCCGGAAATCGGTCGCACCGTCGAGAAGAAGGCGGGTCTTGACACTCGCGCCGCTTCCGAATTCGACAAGTGCGGCGCCGGGAGGAAGGCCCTCGGTAATCTCCGCCGCCGCCGACTTCAGCAGCGCGATTTCGGTGCGGGCCACATAATATTCCGGAAGGCCGCAGATCTGTTCGAACAGGCGCGATCCTACTGCATCGTAGAGATACTTGCTAGGCAGAGTCTTCTGGTAGGATTGAAGACCGACGAGAACGTCGTTTCCGACGTCGCGGCTCGAAATCGGCTTCTTGGCGGCGCCGCTGTGTCTCATCGTAATCTCCGGTTCGGGGAACATGGCATTGGAGTTCTCGCGTGCGCGGGCGGCGCGTCTCCGCTCCGTGCCAGACGGAGCGAAGCCGGCCACTGCCGCGCGCCGTGCTCAGATGGCAGCGTATTCGACGATGGAGTCGACGCGGTCCGTGTAGAAAGCGAGATGGTCCTTAATCGATGCGACCGCGTCGAACGGGACTTCGTAAGTCCACACCGCGTTGATGGCGCGGTCTCCGCCAGCCGGAATGCTGTAGTAGGCGCAGTCACCTTTGTAGGGGCAGTAGGTGCTGTGCTCGGTGCGTTCGAGCGCCGCCATGGCGACATCCTTGCGTGGAACGTAGAACACCGCCGGGTAGGCCGCTTCGCGCAGGGTCAAGGCGTCCGTCGTATCCACGATGACTTTGCCCGCCACCGTGACCGTGACACGCTTTCCGCTCGGTTCGATCGTGATGGGATGGTCTGGGCCAGGAATCTTTACCGTTTTGGTCATTATCTCTTGTCCTTTGATGTGAAAAGGCCGAGGCGGACGTTCCGTTTCGACTCCGCCGTCAGGCGGCGGCGCTCGGCCGCGATGCGATCGCCGCGTACCAGCGCTTTAGCGAAGCATGATCGTCGGGCACCGGCAGGTTCGCGCCCTTCGTGGCGAAGTCGACAGTCACTAGGCCAGTGATATCGGCCGCCGAGTAACGGTCGCCCGCGATGAACGGCGTGTCGGCAAGTCGGGTATTGAGGTCGTCATAGAAGTTCAGAACGCGCAGCTTGCTGCGCTCGGCCAGTTCCGGGATCTGTTCGTAGAAATGCGGCCCCGCGAGCGCCCGGCCTTTCAGTCCCGCCACGCTGTTGCGGACCGC is drawn from Nitrobacteraceae bacterium AZCC 2146 and contains these coding sequences:
- a CDS encoding crotonobetainyl-CoA:carnitine CoA-transferase CaiB-like acyl-CoA transferase (product_source=COG1804; cath_funfam=3.40.50.10540; cog=COG1804; pfam=PF02515; superfamily=89796), giving the protein MNEFSQGALAGLKVIDLSRVLAGPFCAQILGDHGADVIKIEPPNGDETRSWGPFSASESAYFSGVNRNKTNMALDLSRADGRAVLLGLLGDADVLLHNFKPGTLERWGIGFGEVLSVRFPRLIYCHISGFGETGPLGGMPGYDSVVQAMAGCMSVNGQPDGEPTRVGMSIVDIGTGLNAAIAIMMAAYERERSGRGQKLDVSLYDCALTYLHPHAAGLLQANIEPRRTGNLHPSIAPYEQFSTSSGPIFLGVGNDNQFVMACRLLGCEELLTDERFKTNALRVVNRSALHDLLQSVLLLHRAEELSKTLLDNGIPAGPVLDVGDVLAAPHTAHRNMIVEDGKYRALGIPIKMSRTPGSVRSTPQGLGQMSREVCRSMGLTDQAIDELVAQRIVLAAATPIA
- a CDS encoding enoyl-CoA hydratase (product_source=KO:K01715; cath_funfam=3.90.226.10; cog=COG1024; ko=KO:K01715; pfam=PF00378; superfamily=52096) — its product is MTNADDRQIRVKLDEFLEGVVATVTISNARRLNTMNSALMAEFVEEMDALAQNRELRAVVLTGEGDKAFIGGADIKEMGRIRDGAGARAFISRVHACCAAVRAIPVPTIARIQGFTFGAGLEMAASCDLRIASENAIFGMPEVKLGIPSVVEAALLPMLVGWGRTRQMLLLGENFDAAQALEWNFVERVTPRDRLDEAIQNWVGQTLTSAPAAVRLQKSLIRSWEDLPLRAAVAAGIDSFAAAYDTDEPQSKMRHFLEAQEKRRARA
- a CDS encoding acyl dehydratase (product_source=COG2030; cog=COG2030; pfam=PF01575; superfamily=54637) produces the protein MTSEFDPAKHVRYQTRWFDDFKIGERFVIPSRTMTDALFLAFQSASGDNHPVHYDVEYCRLRGMPHMLAHGYQILIQTAAGAGEFPFMVEDSLVGFLEQSSKFLHPVYVGDTLYAALEIEELAPNRSTGVVGMATTVYNQTRDLVMTGKQRYLVKKHPDKVSRPLGVV
- a CDS encoding MFS family permease (product_source=COG0477; cath_funfam=1.20.1250.20; cog=COG0477; pfam=PF07690; superfamily=103473; transmembrane_helix_parts=Inside_1_12,TMhelix_13_35,Outside_36_44,TMhelix_45_67,Inside_68_79,TMhelix_80_102,Outside_103_139,TMhelix_140_162,Inside_163_168,TMhelix_169_188,Outside_189_212,TMhelix_213_235,Inside_236_247,TMhelix_248_270,Outside_271_273,TMhelix_274_296,Inside_297_302,TMhelix_303_325,Outside_326_339,TMhelix_340_362,Inside_363_368,TMhelix_369_391,Outside_392_398); the encoded protein is MTRSSASPGYTASFWVAAGVVSHTLWTSAAPAVTYPLYAAEWHLSFATTTAIFSVYPIVVVAVLVFLGDVSDYIGRRETMLLGLAASLIGVLLFAIAPSVPWLFAGRIWMGIGVGLSASPATAAVVEFSPAGQLHRANFITAAAQAVGFGAATLIGGALVQYAPFPTRLNFWVLFAYIALLLVGTWLMPRQSSVLASGRWSPRLPFVPPGIRTVFAASAAAAAAGYTIGSLILSLGAQTAHDLIGSSNALVNGAAISLFAVSSGAFGLQAKRLPATAAVIVGGIVTALSMSLLTFATAMHSLAMFLTAIAVSGVAYSLTFMGGLTLINAAAPDRHRAASLSAFYLVAYFVQGAVAFLLGLVANAWGLRVAIDFGAAAIAAISIAAIALVVIGRPSPDE
- a CDS encoding transposase-like protein (product_source=COG3677; cog=COG3677; pfam=PF12760; superfamily=57783), producing the protein MAMSVLSDLRFHNEEAALDYIEKQLWPNGPVCPHCGTSGDRIGRLKGKTTRVGLRKCYVCRKPFSVRIGTIFENSHLPLRLWLQAIHLLCSSKKGISTRQLQQALGCGMKTAWHLGHRIRFAMAPGRVDHLSGAGKTVEADETAIKFSQDQVRVPIIGSERVP
- a CDS encoding hypothetical protein (product_source=Hypo-rule applied); translated protein: MTVDPGSKEAGKALGHDNPGQSKRFIDAAREAETYETEKGAEHAFKAVAVNSKRWSTK